GTTCCGCGCGTCGCCGGTCACGAAGTCGGCGACCGGCACCCGCCGCGACGTCCCGTCCGGGGAGAGGATCAGCGCGACGCCGTCGAGCCCCGCGGTCAGGGAGATCATGGGACCGGCGGGCAGCGAGGTGCAGAGGTTGCCGCCCAGGGTGGACATGTTCCAGATCTTGAAGGACGCCACGAAGGAATCGCAGGCGGGACGGAACAGCGTGAGGCCCGGCCAGTCGGCACGGCCGGCCAGTTCGCCGGGCAGCGCGTACACGCGGGCCACCGTGCACGTGGCGGCGAGTTCGAGCCCGTCCTCGTGCACGGTCACCGGCTCCCAGCCGGCGTCGTGCAGACTCAACAGCCTCTTCAGGGTGCTGCTCCCGTAGGAGTACAGGACCGTCCCGCCGGCCAGCCACGCATCCCCGTCACGCCACTGCGCCGGGTCGGCTGTGGGCACCACCTGCTCGATGGTGTTCATGTCCATGTCGTCCTCCTTACTGCGATGCCCCGGCCTCGGGACGGTGCTTCGTCGCGCCGTCCCGCCGCCGGCGGCAGGGTCTTTCCGATGTGCCGGCCGTGAGGGCACGGCCTGGTGAGCTGGTCTGTGATGTGGTCAGTGATGCAGGGGTCCGCTCCCCCGCGAGAGAGAACCTGCGGTCCCGGGCGCGCCGTGCAGGACTCCCACCAGCTCCGCGGCGATCGACACCGCGACCTCCGCCGGGGTGACGGCGCCGAGGTCCAGTCCGATGGGTGAATGCAGCCGGTCCAGGAGACCCGGTTCCAGCCCCTGCTCCACGAGGGACGCGCGGCGCTGCCGGTCGCTGCGCCGCGACCCGAGGGCCCCGACATAGGCCAGGTCGAGGCGCAGCGCGGTGAGCAGCAGGGGGACGTCGAACTTGGGATCGTGGGAGAGGACGAACAGCACACTGCGTTCGTCCAGCAGCCCCTCCCCGGCCTGGCGTTCCAGGTAACGGTGCGGCCAGGTGCGCTCCACGGCGTCGGCCGGGGCGAACCGCGTCTGAGCCGCGAACCCGGCCCGGGCGTCGCACAGGGTGACGTGGAAGCCCAGGAGTTTCAGAACGGGGAGAAGAGCCTCGGAGAAGTCGTTCGCCCCGACCACGACGGCCCGCGGCGCGGGGAGCCGGCTTTCCACGAACAGCTCCAGCGGGCGCGTGCCGGCCTCACCGTCGTGGCAGCCTTCGGGCGGCGCCACCCGGACGAGCCCGGAGCGGCCCTGCCGGAGCAGCGGCTCCACCTGGGTGCGTGCCCGGGCCAGGAGTTCCTCCTGGATCGGCTCGGGTGCGCCCTCCAGACCGAGCAGGCCCACCCAGGCCTCCCGGGCGATGCCGGCCCCCGACGACGGCGCGGCCAGCGGCACTGCGGGCGCGCCGTCGTCGTCGAGGCGGCGCAGCAGGGCCACCGGCGCGGAGGCGAGAGCCATCCGCTCGGGCTCGCTGAGCCGGCTCAGATGGATCTCCAGTTCGCCACCGCAGGTGAGCCCCACCGCGAACGCGTCCTCGGCGCTGTAGCCGAAGCGTTCACGACGGGTCCCGCCGCCGGACAGGACCTCCTGCGCCGCGGCGACCACGGCGCCCTCGACGCAGCCTCCGGAGAGACTGCCGAGGATGCCCCCTCCCGCGGCGACGAGCATGGACGTCCCCGCAGGGCGCGGTGTGGAACCGCTCGTGGCCACGATGGTGGCCACCACCAGGTCCTCGCCGTCGCGGGCGGGGGCCCAGCCGTCGAAATGCCGTCCGAGTTCCAGCACCGCGCTCCTCCTTTCCTCGAGATTCCTTCTCACGTGCGGGGCGTCCGACGCCGGTGCGCCGGATGTTCCTGTCAGGATGCCCCCTGCGGGGCGGATCCCGTCAGACGCCCATCAGCGTGTTGATCGGGCCGCGGGCGAAGTAGACCAGGAATCCCGCGGTCACCACCCACATGAGCCAGTGGACCTTGCGCGCCTTCCCGGAGGCTGTGGCGACCACGGTCCAGGAGATGAAGCCCGCGCCGATGCCGTTCGCGATCGAGTAGGTGAGCGGCATGGTCACGATGGTCAGGAACGCGGGCAGGGCCACGGAGAACTTGTCCATCCGGATCTCGCGGATCTGGGACATCATGAGCGCGCCCACCACCACGAGTGCCCCGGCCGCCACTTCGAGCGGGACCACGGACGTCAGCGGGGTCAGGAACATCGAGCCGATGAACAGCAAGCCCGTGACGATCGACGCGAGGCCGGTGCGGGCGCCTTCGCCGATGCCGGCGGCCGAGTCGATGTAGACGGTGTTCGAGGAGCCACTGTTGAGGCCACCCGCCACCGCGCCGAAGCCTTCCACGATGAAGGCGCTCTTCAGCCGCGGGAACGTGCCGTCCTTGTAGGACAGCCCCGCGCTCTTCGCCAGGCCGGTCATGGCCCCCATGGCGTCGAAGAAGTTGGTGAAGACCAGGGTGAAGATGAGCATGGTCGCGGCCAGGCCCCCGATGCGGCCGAACGCTCCGAAGAAGTCGACCTGACCGACCAGGGAGAGGTCCGGCACGGAGACCAGCTGTCCCGAGATGACCGGGGTGTTCAAGTGCCAGCCACCGGGGTTGTCGGGACCGGCGGCGCCGATGTGGAAGACCTGCTCCGCCACGACCGCCAGGATGGTCGCCACGACGATCCCGATCAGGAGACCGCCCTGCACCTTGCGCGCCACGAGGACGCTCATGAGGAGCAGCCCGATGATGAACACGAGCGTGGGGATGGTGGCGATGGACCCATCGGTGCCGAGCTGGACCGGCGGTCCGCCCGGAGTGCGGGTCACGAAGCCGGAGTCCACGAAGCCG
Above is a window of Arthrobacter sp. Y-9 DNA encoding:
- a CDS encoding NCS2 family permease is translated as MSITSTQSGTQGGNSGNTSARGRKAGPFGGPAQTGGAPGGTSPLDRFFEITRRGSTVAREIRGGVVTFFTMAYIVVLNPLILGGFSADRAPRDVAGGWLPALQVGAVTGLTAGVMTIIFGLVARLPFGLAAGLGINSFLAVSVIHEVTWPEAMGLVVINGILIVLFGITGARTAIFKAVPKELKAAITVGIGLFIAFIGFVDSGFVTRTPGGPPVQLGTDGSIATIPTLVFIIGLLLMSVLVARKVQGGLLIGIVVATILAVVAEQVFHIGAAGPDNPGGWHLNTPVISGQLVSVPDLSLVGQVDFFGAFGRIGGLAATMLIFTLVFTNFFDAMGAMTGLAKSAGLSYKDGTFPRLKSAFIVEGFGAVAGGLNSGSSNTVYIDSAAGIGEGARTGLASIVTGLLFIGSMFLTPLTSVVPLEVAAGALVVVGALMMSQIREIRMDKFSVALPAFLTIVTMPLTYSIANGIGAGFISWTVVATASGKARKVHWLMWVVTAGFLVYFARGPINTLMGV
- a CDS encoding XdhC/CoxI family protein encodes the protein MLELGRHFDGWAPARDGEDLVVATIVATSGSTPRPAGTSMLVAAGGGILGSLSGGCVEGAVVAAAQEVLSGGGTRRERFGYSAEDAFAVGLTCGGELEIHLSRLSEPERMALASAPVALLRRLDDDGAPAVPLAAPSSGAGIAREAWVGLLGLEGAPEPIQEELLARARTQVEPLLRQGRSGLVRVAPPEGCHDGEAGTRPLELFVESRLPAPRAVVVGANDFSEALLPVLKLLGFHVTLCDARAGFAAQTRFAPADAVERTWPHRYLERQAGEGLLDERSVLFVLSHDPKFDVPLLLTALRLDLAYVGALGSRRSDRQRRASLVEQGLEPGLLDRLHSPIGLDLGAVTPAEVAVSIAAELVGVLHGAPGTAGSLSRGSGPLHH